Proteins from a genomic interval of Micropterus dolomieu isolate WLL.071019.BEF.003 ecotype Adirondacks linkage group LG16, ASM2129224v1, whole genome shotgun sequence:
- the atxn7l1 gene encoding ataxin-7-like protein 1 isoform X2: MHSKNQKRHVSPVPSRSPVAPMKPKAPAVAPAVTPSPGDTLAFRVPKDYPHSRFSKAPLAVYPPKGARNKTCVSLPVVSLEKMPCLNRAGSASHVRITSSSPSSLKPQSLTPPASQRSSEKLTNGRGTSGPSTPRSTTSPSSLDGRPSPARSPLDRRPPSTPSPSTLDRKPSPSPSPSHRAGALLPSSPLQKKQQNGTKTSSRSQKRLSGRVFDPNKHCGVQDPETKRPCTRSLTCKTHSLTHRRAVPGRRKHFDILLAEHKGRAKEKEKDRDATLGGKEGSSQSITSQETPCPSKPQCQNGRSLSTLKLRLANAHIPRVPGSSSSTSSPLPSAPAPAPAPNPEPSPHSWVTAAGDGSRLSSDEGDAETQEDTDRPAFRYSSHHPQPLGFCMFSSRLMGRGHYVFDRRWDRMRLALQNMVEKHLNAQMWRKVPLAAESLLSSSGTSPVSSVTSPLLSSPSNSLSYTATFSQSASMAGVFSIRDAAQPIGQVSTPGKARNGTHKASRPSKDIEDSVGSKKRKNSPYSSSTSFPPSSSSLFPTVDNHKRNGSSYHPILQSSGGISATTPARKKGLGRGGSTLWSSRDDWLSRAEGSQSHSSQNSRELGTTSIPHSPNREPASSPHQPLAPPSGPLAYGGGAEGRKRRSPSSYRGKASKLSRPGGLESLCGSGSDSGGILASGPESPRQAKLHH; this comes from the exons ATGCATAGCAAAAACC AGAAGCGCCACGTCTCCCCTGTCCCCTCCAGGAGCCCCGTGGCCCCAATGAAGCCCAAAGCACCTGCAGTGGCCCCGGCTGTGACTCCCAGTCCTGGGGACACACTGGCCTTCAGGGTCCCTAAAGATTATCCTCACTCCCGCTTCAGCAAGGCTCCACTTGCTGTCTACCCACCAAAGGGGGCACGGAACAAGACTTG TGTTTCCCTTCCAGTTGTGAGCCTGGAGAAGATGCCTTGCCTCAACCGAGCCGGCTCAGCGTCACATGTACgcatcacctcctcctccccttcctccctcaAACCTCAATCCCTCACTCCCCCAGCCTCCCAACGGTCCAGCGAGAAGCTCACTAACGGTCGCGGCACCAGCGGTCCATCCACGCCACGCTCCACCACGTCTCCATCCTCTCTGGACGGGCGGCCCAGTCCGGCACGCTCTCCGCTTGACCGACGACCGCCGTCTACACCTTCTCCTTCCACGCTGGACCGGAAACCCTCCCCGTCGCCTTCCCCTTCTCACCGAGCTGGTGCTTTGCTGCCGTCGTCGCCATTGCAGAAGAAGCAGCAAAATGGAACTAAGACTTCCTCCAGGTCACAGAAAAGACTCTCAG GGAGAGTGTTTGATCCTAACAAGCACTGTGGAGTTCAGGACCCCGAGACTAAACGACCCTGCACGCGGTCTCTCACCTGCAAG ACTCACTCTTTAACCCACCGGCGAGCCGTCCCGGGCCGGAGGAAACATTTCGACATCCTCCTGGCTGAACACAAGGGGCGAgcgaaggagaaggagaaagacagGGATGCAACGCTGGGAGGAAAGGAAGGCAGCAGCCAGAGTATAACATCACAAGAGACCCCATGTCCCAGCAAGCCTCAATGCCAAAATGGACGATCCCTGTCCACACTGAAGCTAAGGCTGGCAAATGCACATATACCCAG GGTTCcaggctcctcctcctccacctccagtCCTCTGCCCTCAGCACCAGCTCCTGCCCCGGCCCCTAACCCAGAGCCGTCTCCCCACAGTTGGGTGACAGCAGCAGGTGACGGCAGTCGACTTTCCAGTGATGAGGGAGACGCAGAGACTCAAGAGGACACTGACAGACCTGCCTTTCGCTATTCCAGTCACCACCCACAGCCTTTAGGG TTTTGCATGTTCAGCAGTAGGCTCATGGGACGGGGCCACTATGTGTTCGACAGGCGATGGGACAGGATGAGGCTGGCGCTACAGAACATGGTGGAGAAACACCTTAACGCACAGATGTGGAG GAAGGTGCCTCTGGCTGCTGAgagcctcctctcctcctctggtaCCTCCCCCGTCTCCTCCGTCACGTCgcctctgctctcctccccctccaacTCCCTATCCTACACAGCCACATTTTCTCAGTCTGCATCGATGGCCGGGGTGTTCAGCATTCGAGACGCTGCGCAGCCCATTGGCCAAGTTTCCACACCGGGTAAAGCCCGTAACGGCACGCATAAAGCCAGCCGCCCATCCAAAGACATAGAGGACTCTGTGGGatctaagaagagaaaaaactcTCCCTACTCCTCCTCAACATcctttcctccttcttcttcttccttgtttCCCACTGTGGATAATCATAAGAGGAACGGCAGTAGCTATCATCCAATATTACAAAGTTCGGGGGGGATATCAGCAACAACTCCAGCCAGGAAAAAGGGACTTGGACGTGGGGGAAGCACACTTTGGAGCAGCAGAGACGACTGGCTATCCAGAGCAGAAGGATCTCAAAGCCACAGCTCACAGAACAG TCGGGAACTTGGCACAACCAGTATACCCCACTCACCCAACAGGGAGCCTGCCTCCTCCCCCCATCAGCCCCTGGCCCCCCCCTCCGGACCTTTGGCTTATGGGGGAGGAGcagaagggaggaagaggaggagtccCAGCTCTTACAGAGGGAAGGCCAGCAAGCTGAGCAGGCCAGGCGGGTTGGAGAGCCTCTGTGGCAGTGGGAGCGACAGCGGGGGAATACTGGCTTCAGGGCCCGAATCCCCAAGACAA GCCAAGTTGCATCACTGA
- the atxn7l1 gene encoding ataxin-7-like protein 1 isoform X1, whose protein sequence is MHSKNQKRHVSPVPSRSPVAPMKPKAPAVAPAVTPSPGDTLAFRVPKDYPHSRFSKAPLAVYPPKGARNKTCVSLPVVSLEKMPCLNRAGSASHVRITSSSPSSLKPQSLTPPASQRSSEKLTNGRGTSGPSTPRSTTSPSSLDGRPSPARSPLDRRPPSTPSPSTLDRKPSPSPSPSHRAGALLPSSPLQKKQQNGTKTSSRSQKRLSGRVFDPNKHCGVQDPETKRPCTRSLTCKTHSLTHRRAVPGRRKHFDILLAEHKGRAKEKEKDRDATLGGKEGSSQSITSQETPCPSKPQCQNGRSLSTLKLRLANAHIPRVPGSSSSTSSPLPSAPAPAPAPNPEPSPHSWVTAAGDGSRLSSDEGDAETQEDTDRPAFRYSSHHPQPLGFCMFSSRLMGRGHYVFDRRWDRMRLALQNMVEKHLNAQMWRKVPLAAESLLSSSGTSPVSSVTSPLLSSPSNSLSYTATFSQSASMAGVFSIRDAAQPIGQVSTPGKARNGTHKASRPSKDIEDSVGSKKRKNSPYSSSTSFPPSSSSLFPTVDNHKRNGSSYHPILQSSGGISATTPARKKGLGRGGSTLWSSRDDWLSRAEGSQSHSSQNSRELGTTSIPHSPNREPASSPHQPLAPPSGPLAYGGGAEGRKRRSPSSYRGKASKLSRPGGLESLCGSGSDSGGILASGPESPRQVMDQLPWR, encoded by the exons ATGCATAGCAAAAACC AGAAGCGCCACGTCTCCCCTGTCCCCTCCAGGAGCCCCGTGGCCCCAATGAAGCCCAAAGCACCTGCAGTGGCCCCGGCTGTGACTCCCAGTCCTGGGGACACACTGGCCTTCAGGGTCCCTAAAGATTATCCTCACTCCCGCTTCAGCAAGGCTCCACTTGCTGTCTACCCACCAAAGGGGGCACGGAACAAGACTTG TGTTTCCCTTCCAGTTGTGAGCCTGGAGAAGATGCCTTGCCTCAACCGAGCCGGCTCAGCGTCACATGTACgcatcacctcctcctccccttcctccctcaAACCTCAATCCCTCACTCCCCCAGCCTCCCAACGGTCCAGCGAGAAGCTCACTAACGGTCGCGGCACCAGCGGTCCATCCACGCCACGCTCCACCACGTCTCCATCCTCTCTGGACGGGCGGCCCAGTCCGGCACGCTCTCCGCTTGACCGACGACCGCCGTCTACACCTTCTCCTTCCACGCTGGACCGGAAACCCTCCCCGTCGCCTTCCCCTTCTCACCGAGCTGGTGCTTTGCTGCCGTCGTCGCCATTGCAGAAGAAGCAGCAAAATGGAACTAAGACTTCCTCCAGGTCACAGAAAAGACTCTCAG GGAGAGTGTTTGATCCTAACAAGCACTGTGGAGTTCAGGACCCCGAGACTAAACGACCCTGCACGCGGTCTCTCACCTGCAAG ACTCACTCTTTAACCCACCGGCGAGCCGTCCCGGGCCGGAGGAAACATTTCGACATCCTCCTGGCTGAACACAAGGGGCGAgcgaaggagaaggagaaagacagGGATGCAACGCTGGGAGGAAAGGAAGGCAGCAGCCAGAGTATAACATCACAAGAGACCCCATGTCCCAGCAAGCCTCAATGCCAAAATGGACGATCCCTGTCCACACTGAAGCTAAGGCTGGCAAATGCACATATACCCAG GGTTCcaggctcctcctcctccacctccagtCCTCTGCCCTCAGCACCAGCTCCTGCCCCGGCCCCTAACCCAGAGCCGTCTCCCCACAGTTGGGTGACAGCAGCAGGTGACGGCAGTCGACTTTCCAGTGATGAGGGAGACGCAGAGACTCAAGAGGACACTGACAGACCTGCCTTTCGCTATTCCAGTCACCACCCACAGCCTTTAGGG TTTTGCATGTTCAGCAGTAGGCTCATGGGACGGGGCCACTATGTGTTCGACAGGCGATGGGACAGGATGAGGCTGGCGCTACAGAACATGGTGGAGAAACACCTTAACGCACAGATGTGGAG GAAGGTGCCTCTGGCTGCTGAgagcctcctctcctcctctggtaCCTCCCCCGTCTCCTCCGTCACGTCgcctctgctctcctccccctccaacTCCCTATCCTACACAGCCACATTTTCTCAGTCTGCATCGATGGCCGGGGTGTTCAGCATTCGAGACGCTGCGCAGCCCATTGGCCAAGTTTCCACACCGGGTAAAGCCCGTAACGGCACGCATAAAGCCAGCCGCCCATCCAAAGACATAGAGGACTCTGTGGGatctaagaagagaaaaaactcTCCCTACTCCTCCTCAACATcctttcctccttcttcttcttccttgtttCCCACTGTGGATAATCATAAGAGGAACGGCAGTAGCTATCATCCAATATTACAAAGTTCGGGGGGGATATCAGCAACAACTCCAGCCAGGAAAAAGGGACTTGGACGTGGGGGAAGCACACTTTGGAGCAGCAGAGACGACTGGCTATCCAGAGCAGAAGGATCTCAAAGCCACAGCTCACAGAACAG TCGGGAACTTGGCACAACCAGTATACCCCACTCACCCAACAGGGAGCCTGCCTCCTCCCCCCATCAGCCCCTGGCCCCCCCCTCCGGACCTTTGGCTTATGGGGGAGGAGcagaagggaggaagaggaggagtccCAGCTCTTACAGAGGGAAGGCCAGCAAGCTGAGCAGGCCAGGCGGGTTGGAGAGCCTCTGTGGCAGTGGGAGCGACAGCGGGGGAATACTGGCTTCAGGGCCCGAATCCCCAAGACAA GTGATGGACCAGCTGCCATGGAGATAG